A window of Longimicrobium sp. contains these coding sequences:
- a CDS encoding HNH endonuclease, with protein sequence MALNASFEPLTILPVERALRLVLERKAEVLEADDARIFRSERSRIACPLVIRLKRYVHVPRRFRRQVTNTFLFARDGYRCQYCLRHRGTLRGREFLTRDHVHPLSRGGENVWENVATACSHCNNRKGNHLPEECGMVLHSVPREPNYVELVWAVRRVTDVQAKYIAMFYGEEVLEALRRHDREAETRDAEHSHDGERHLALLS encoded by the coding sequence TTGGCACTCAACGCATCCTTTGAACCTCTCACCATCCTCCCGGTGGAGCGGGCCCTGCGGCTCGTGCTGGAGAGGAAGGCCGAGGTGCTGGAGGCGGACGACGCACGGATCTTCCGTTCTGAACGCTCGCGGATCGCCTGCCCCCTGGTGATCCGCCTGAAGCGCTACGTGCACGTCCCCCGCAGGTTCCGCCGGCAAGTCACCAACACCTTCCTCTTCGCCCGCGACGGCTACCGCTGCCAGTACTGCCTGCGGCACCGCGGCACGCTGCGCGGGCGCGAGTTCCTGACGCGCGACCACGTGCACCCGCTCTCGCGCGGCGGCGAGAACGTGTGGGAGAACGTCGCCACGGCGTGCTCGCACTGCAACAACCGCAAGGGGAACCACCTTCCCGAGGAGTGCGGGATGGTCCTCCACTCGGTGCCGCGCGAGCCCAACTACGTGGAGCTGGTGTGGGCCGTGCGCCGCGTGACCGACGTGCAGGCGAAGTACATCGCCATGTTCTACGGCGAGGAGGTGCTGGAGGCGCTGCGCCGCCACGACCGCGAGGCCGAGACGCGCGACGCGGAGCACTCTCACGACGGGGAACGCCACCTCGCGCTGCTGTCCTGA
- a CDS encoding M20/M25/M40 family metallo-hydrolase: MRPKLHAALAAAILAAPLAAQQPASVPDGPRVRQALAFVARTEPQTIEEQIALCEIEAPPFKEARRAADYRQRMQALGLQNIRIDSVGNVIGERPGEPGQPVIVISGHLDTVFPEGTDVRVKREGTLLRGPGIGDDCRGLAVVLAVARAMNDAQIRTRGTVLFVGTVGEEGAGNLRGVRHLFEKELRGRVTHFISVDGTGYTMTKDAVGSHRYRVAYKGPGGHSHGDFGMPNPTHALGRAIARIADFQVPTNPKVTFSVGVVQGGTSVNAIAAEASMLVDMRSESAAALDSLDARFQVAVRQAVEDENARWADTVRLTVEVQSIGIRPAGTQRDDAPIVRAARAAGQRLGFTPESNPSSTDANIPISLGISSLTIDAGGSGQGAHSLAESWDSKGSEKATQWALLLVLALAGVR; the protein is encoded by the coding sequence ATGCGCCCGAAGCTCCACGCCGCCCTCGCCGCCGCGATCCTCGCCGCCCCGCTCGCCGCCCAGCAGCCCGCGTCCGTGCCCGACGGGCCGCGCGTGCGGCAGGCGCTCGCCTTCGTGGCGCGAACGGAGCCGCAGACCATCGAGGAGCAGATCGCCCTGTGCGAGATCGAGGCGCCGCCCTTCAAGGAGGCCCGCCGCGCCGCCGACTACCGGCAGCGGATGCAGGCGCTGGGGCTGCAGAACATCCGCATCGACTCCGTGGGCAACGTGATCGGCGAGCGCCCCGGCGAGCCCGGCCAGCCCGTGATCGTCATCTCCGGCCACCTGGACACCGTCTTCCCAGAGGGGACGGACGTGCGGGTGAAGCGCGAGGGCACCCTCCTGCGCGGCCCCGGCATCGGCGACGACTGCCGCGGGCTGGCGGTGGTCCTGGCCGTCGCCCGCGCCATGAACGACGCGCAGATCCGCACGCGCGGCACCGTCCTCTTCGTGGGCACCGTGGGCGAGGAGGGCGCGGGGAACCTGCGCGGCGTCCGCCACCTCTTCGAGAAGGAACTGCGCGGGCGCGTCACGCACTTCATCTCGGTGGACGGCACGGGCTACACGATGACCAAGGACGCGGTGGGGAGCCACCGCTACCGGGTTGCCTACAAGGGACCCGGCGGCCACAGCCACGGCGACTTCGGGATGCCGAACCCGACGCACGCCCTCGGCCGCGCCATCGCCAGGATCGCCGACTTCCAGGTCCCCACCAATCCCAAGGTCACCTTCAGCGTCGGCGTGGTGCAGGGCGGCACCTCGGTGAACGCCATCGCGGCGGAGGCGAGCATGCTGGTGGACATGCGCTCGGAGAGCGCGGCCGCGCTGGACTCGCTGGACGCCCGCTTCCAGGTCGCCGTGCGCCAGGCGGTCGAGGACGAGAACGCCCGCTGGGCGGACACCGTGCGCCTGACGGTGGAGGTGCAGAGCATCGGCATCCGCCCCGCCGGCACCCAGCGCGACGACGCCCCCATCGTCCGCGCCGCGCGCGCGGCCGGCCAGCGCCTGGGCTTCACCCCGGAGTCCAACCCCTCCAGCACCGACGCCAACATCCCGATCTCCCTCGGCATCTCGTCGCTCACCATCGACGCGGGCGGCAGCGGCCAGGGCGCGCACTCGCTGGCGGAGAGCTGGGACAGCAAGGGGAGCGAGAAGGCGACGCAGTGGGCGCTGCTGCTGGTGCTGGCGTTGGCGGGGGTACGGTAG